The following coding sequences are from one Daphnia pulex isolate KAP4 chromosome 11, ASM2113471v1 window:
- the LOC124207051 gene encoding endophilin-A-like isoform X4, whose amino-acid sequence MAFAGLKKQINKANQYVTEKMGAAEGTKMDDDFVEMERKTDVTYELVEELQMKTKEFLQPNPTARAKMAAVKAGISKLSGQAKAATYPQPEGTLGETMSAYGRKLGEESVFGAALIESGETMKQLADVKYALDDNVKQNFLEPLHHLQSKDLKEVLHHRKKLHGRRLDFDCKKRKQTKGGGNLQSSSPYGSPARSPSPYRGTGSSVTEDEIRQAEEKFAESLHLAQMGMHNILDNDVEQIAQLAFFAEGLLEYHKQCTDILKVLTETLHDKRNEAASKPRKEFIPKTLADLPMSMGGEMMSSTGRTTPSSLTDGLNGMNNAKTPSAVSPSSAPGWDPFGQNASAAQGRPNSRPQPSATAVYDFDPENPGELGFKEGDCITLTSRIDENWFEGSVNGKTGFFPVNYVQVTVPLP is encoded by the exons ATGGCGTTCGCCGGTCTCAAGAAACAGATCAATAAAGCCAACCAA TATGTCACGGAGAAGATGGGTGCCGCAGAAGGCACCAAAATGGACGATGACTTCGTCGAAATGGAGAGG AAAACTGATGTTACTTATGAACTAGTGGAGGAGCTCCAAATGAAGACGAAAGAGTTTTTGCAGCCCAATCCTACTGCCCGGGCTAAGATGGCCGCAGTCAAAG CAGGAATAAGCAAACTAAGTGGTCAAGCCAAAGCTGCCACCTACCCACAGCCGGAGGGAACCCTAGGGGAGACCATGTCGGCATATGGACGCAAACTAGGCGAAGAATCCGTTTTCG GCGCTGCACTCATTGAATCTGGTGAAACAATGAAGCAGTTGGCCGACGTCAAATACGCTCTGGATGATAACGTCAAGCAAAACTTCCTGGAACCACTGCACCATTTGCAAAGCAAAGACTTGAAAGAAGTTTTG CATCATCGCAAGAAGCTGCATGGACGACGCTTGGACTTTGATTGTAAAAAACGCAAGCAGACTAAAGGAG GCGGTAACCTGCAATCCAGCAGTCCTTATGGGAGCCCTGCACGTTCTCCCTCACCCTATCGGGGCACTG gCTCGTCAGTGACCGAGGATGAAATTCGccaagcagaagaaaaatttgccgAGTCTCTTCATCTGGCCCAAATGGGAATGCATAACATTCTAGATAATGAC GTCGAGCAAATTGCGCAGTTGGCTTTCTTTGCCGAAGGACTACTCGAGTATCACAAACAGTGTACGGATATTTTGAAAGTGCTAACGGAAACACTTCACGACAA acGGAACGAAGCGGCAAGCAAGCCTCGCAAGGAATTTATCCCCAAAACGTTGGCTGATTTGCCTATGTCGATGGGCGGAGAAATGATGTCGTCAACTGGCcgtactacaccatcaagtcTTACGGATGGATTGAATG GCATGAATAATGCCAAAACACCTAGCGCAGTGTCTCCCAGCTCTGCCCCTGGTTGGGATCCGTTTGGTCAGAATGCGTCAGCCGCACAAG GGCGTCCGAACTCTAGGCCACAACCTAGCGCTACGGCTGTTTACGATTTTGATCCTGAAAACCCTGGTGAACTGGGTTTCAAG gaAGGAGACTGTATCACTCTCACGAGTCGTATTGATGAGAACTGGTTCGAAGGCAGCGTCAATGGTAAGACGGGATTCTTCCCAGTCAATTACGTGCAGGTGACGGTGCCGCTGCCCTAA
- the LOC124207051 gene encoding endophilin-A-like isoform X9, with protein MAFAGLKKQINKANQYVTEKMGAAEGTKMDDDFVEMERKTDVTYELVEELQMKTKEFLQPNPTARAKMAAVKAGISKLSGQAKAATYPQPEGTLGETMSAYGRKLGEESVFGAALIESGETMKQLADVKYALDDNVKQNFLEPLHHLQSKDLKEVLHHRKKLHGRRLDFDCKKRKQTKGAGSSVTEDEIRQAEEKFAESLHLAQMGMHNILDNDVEQIAQLAFFAEGLLEYHKQCTDILKVLTETLHDKRNEAASKPRKEFIPKTLADLPMSMGGEMMSSTGRTTPSSLTDGLNGMNNAKTPSAVSPSSAPGWDPFGQNASAAQGRPNSRPQPSATAVYDFDPENPGELGFKEGDCITLTSRIDENWFEGSVNGKTGFFPVNYVQVTVPLP; from the exons ATGGCGTTCGCCGGTCTCAAGAAACAGATCAATAAAGCCAACCAA TATGTCACGGAGAAGATGGGTGCCGCAGAAGGCACCAAAATGGACGATGACTTCGTCGAAATGGAGAGG AAAACTGATGTTACTTATGAACTAGTGGAGGAGCTCCAAATGAAGACGAAAGAGTTTTTGCAGCCCAATCCTACTGCCCGGGCTAAGATGGCCGCAGTCAAAG CAGGAATAAGCAAACTAAGTGGTCAAGCCAAAGCTGCCACCTACCCACAGCCGGAGGGAACCCTAGGGGAGACCATGTCGGCATATGGACGCAAACTAGGCGAAGAATCCGTTTTCG GCGCTGCACTCATTGAATCTGGTGAAACAATGAAGCAGTTGGCCGACGTCAAATACGCTCTGGATGATAACGTCAAGCAAAACTTCCTGGAACCACTGCACCATTTGCAAAGCAAAGACTTGAAAGAAGTTTTG CATCATCGCAAGAAGCTGCATGGACGACGCTTGGACTTTGATTGTAAAAAACGCAAGCAGACTAAAGGAG CGG gCTCGTCAGTGACCGAGGATGAAATTCGccaagcagaagaaaaatttgccgAGTCTCTTCATCTGGCCCAAATGGGAATGCATAACATTCTAGATAATGAC GTCGAGCAAATTGCGCAGTTGGCTTTCTTTGCCGAAGGACTACTCGAGTATCACAAACAGTGTACGGATATTTTGAAAGTGCTAACGGAAACACTTCACGACAA acGGAACGAAGCGGCAAGCAAGCCTCGCAAGGAATTTATCCCCAAAACGTTGGCTGATTTGCCTATGTCGATGGGCGGAGAAATGATGTCGTCAACTGGCcgtactacaccatcaagtcTTACGGATGGATTGAATG GCATGAATAATGCCAAAACACCTAGCGCAGTGTCTCCCAGCTCTGCCCCTGGTTGGGATCCGTTTGGTCAGAATGCGTCAGCCGCACAAG GGCGTCCGAACTCTAGGCCACAACCTAGCGCTACGGCTGTTTACGATTTTGATCCTGAAAACCCTGGTGAACTGGGTTTCAAG gaAGGAGACTGTATCACTCTCACGAGTCGTATTGATGAGAACTGGTTCGAAGGCAGCGTCAATGGTAAGACGGGATTCTTCCCAGTCAATTACGTGCAGGTGACGGTGCCGCTGCCCTAA
- the LOC124207051 gene encoding endophilin-A-like isoform X12 translates to MAFAGLKKQINKANQYVTEKMGAAEGTKMDDDFVEMERKTDVTYELVEELQMKTKEFLQPNPTARAKMAAVKGISKLSGQAKAATYPQPEGTLGETMSAYGRKLGEESVFGAALIESGETMKQLADVKYALDDNVKQNFLEPLHHLQSKDLKEVLHHRKKLHGRRLDFDCKKRKQTKGGSSVTEDEIRQAEEKFAESLHLAQMGMHNILDNDVEQIAQLAFFAEGLLEYHKQCTDILKVLTETLHDKRNEAASKPRKEFIPKTLADLPMSMGGEMMSSTGRTTPSSLTDGLNGMNNAKTPSAVSPSSAPGWDPFGQNASAAQGRPNSRPQPSATAVYDFDPENPGELGFKEGDCITLTSRIDENWFEGSVNGKTGFFPVNYVQVTVPLP, encoded by the exons ATGGCGTTCGCCGGTCTCAAGAAACAGATCAATAAAGCCAACCAA TATGTCACGGAGAAGATGGGTGCCGCAGAAGGCACCAAAATGGACGATGACTTCGTCGAAATGGAGAGG AAAACTGATGTTACTTATGAACTAGTGGAGGAGCTCCAAATGAAGACGAAAGAGTTTTTGCAGCCCAATCCTACTGCCCGGGCTAAGATGGCCGCAGTCAAAG GAATAAGCAAACTAAGTGGTCAAGCCAAAGCTGCCACCTACCCACAGCCGGAGGGAACCCTAGGGGAGACCATGTCGGCATATGGACGCAAACTAGGCGAAGAATCCGTTTTCG GCGCTGCACTCATTGAATCTGGTGAAACAATGAAGCAGTTGGCCGACGTCAAATACGCTCTGGATGATAACGTCAAGCAAAACTTCCTGGAACCACTGCACCATTTGCAAAGCAAAGACTTGAAAGAAGTTTTG CATCATCGCAAGAAGCTGCATGGACGACGCTTGGACTTTGATTGTAAAAAACGCAAGCAGACTAAAGGAG gCTCGTCAGTGACCGAGGATGAAATTCGccaagcagaagaaaaatttgccgAGTCTCTTCATCTGGCCCAAATGGGAATGCATAACATTCTAGATAATGAC GTCGAGCAAATTGCGCAGTTGGCTTTCTTTGCCGAAGGACTACTCGAGTATCACAAACAGTGTACGGATATTTTGAAAGTGCTAACGGAAACACTTCACGACAA acGGAACGAAGCGGCAAGCAAGCCTCGCAAGGAATTTATCCCCAAAACGTTGGCTGATTTGCCTATGTCGATGGGCGGAGAAATGATGTCGTCAACTGGCcgtactacaccatcaagtcTTACGGATGGATTGAATG GCATGAATAATGCCAAAACACCTAGCGCAGTGTCTCCCAGCTCTGCCCCTGGTTGGGATCCGTTTGGTCAGAATGCGTCAGCCGCACAAG GGCGTCCGAACTCTAGGCCACAACCTAGCGCTACGGCTGTTTACGATTTTGATCCTGAAAACCCTGGTGAACTGGGTTTCAAG gaAGGAGACTGTATCACTCTCACGAGTCGTATTGATGAGAACTGGTTCGAAGGCAGCGTCAATGGTAAGACGGGATTCTTCCCAGTCAATTACGTGCAGGTGACGGTGCCGCTGCCCTAA
- the LOC124207051 gene encoding endophilin-A-like isoform X7 — MAFAGLKKQINKANQYVTEKMGAAEGTKMDDDFVEMERKTDVTYELVEELQMKTKEFLQPNPTARAKMAAVKAGISKLSGQAKAATYPQPEGTLGETMSAYGRKLGEESVFGAALIESGETMKQLADVKYALDDNVKQNFLEPLHHLQSKDLKEVLHHRKKLHGRRLDFDCKKRKQTKGGSSSVTEDEIRQAEEKFAESLHLAQMGMHNILDNDVEQIAQLAFFAEGLLEYHKQCTDILKVLTETLHDKRNEAASKPRKEFIPKTLADLPMSMGGEMMSSTGRTTPSSLTDGLNGMNNAKTPSAVSPSSAPGWDPFGQNASAAQGRPNSRPQPSATAVYDFDPENPGELGFKEGDCITLTSRIDENWFEGSVNGKTGFFPVNYVQVTVPLP, encoded by the exons ATGGCGTTCGCCGGTCTCAAGAAACAGATCAATAAAGCCAACCAA TATGTCACGGAGAAGATGGGTGCCGCAGAAGGCACCAAAATGGACGATGACTTCGTCGAAATGGAGAGG AAAACTGATGTTACTTATGAACTAGTGGAGGAGCTCCAAATGAAGACGAAAGAGTTTTTGCAGCCCAATCCTACTGCCCGGGCTAAGATGGCCGCAGTCAAAG CAGGAATAAGCAAACTAAGTGGTCAAGCCAAAGCTGCCACCTACCCACAGCCGGAGGGAACCCTAGGGGAGACCATGTCGGCATATGGACGCAAACTAGGCGAAGAATCCGTTTTCG GCGCTGCACTCATTGAATCTGGTGAAACAATGAAGCAGTTGGCCGACGTCAAATACGCTCTGGATGATAACGTCAAGCAAAACTTCCTGGAACCACTGCACCATTTGCAAAGCAAAGACTTGAAAGAAGTTTTG CATCATCGCAAGAAGCTGCATGGACGACGCTTGGACTTTGATTGTAAAAAACGCAAGCAGACTAAAGGAGGTA gCTCGTCAGTGACCGAGGATGAAATTCGccaagcagaagaaaaatttgccgAGTCTCTTCATCTGGCCCAAATGGGAATGCATAACATTCTAGATAATGAC GTCGAGCAAATTGCGCAGTTGGCTTTCTTTGCCGAAGGACTACTCGAGTATCACAAACAGTGTACGGATATTTTGAAAGTGCTAACGGAAACACTTCACGACAA acGGAACGAAGCGGCAAGCAAGCCTCGCAAGGAATTTATCCCCAAAACGTTGGCTGATTTGCCTATGTCGATGGGCGGAGAAATGATGTCGTCAACTGGCcgtactacaccatcaagtcTTACGGATGGATTGAATG GCATGAATAATGCCAAAACACCTAGCGCAGTGTCTCCCAGCTCTGCCCCTGGTTGGGATCCGTTTGGTCAGAATGCGTCAGCCGCACAAG GGCGTCCGAACTCTAGGCCACAACCTAGCGCTACGGCTGTTTACGATTTTGATCCTGAAAACCCTGGTGAACTGGGTTTCAAG gaAGGAGACTGTATCACTCTCACGAGTCGTATTGATGAGAACTGGTTCGAAGGCAGCGTCAATGGTAAGACGGGATTCTTCCCAGTCAATTACGTGCAGGTGACGGTGCCGCTGCCCTAA
- the LOC124207051 gene encoding endophilin-A-like isoform X5: MAFAGLKKQINKANQYVTEKMGAAEGTKMDDDFVEMERKTDVTYELVEELQMKTKEFLQPNPTARAKMAAVKGISKLSGQAKAATYPQPEGTLGETMSAYGRKLGEESVFGAALIESGETMKQLADVKYALDDNVKQNFLEPLHHLQSKDLKEVLHHRKKLHGRRLDFDCKKRKQTKGGGNLQSSSPYGSPARSPSPYRGTGSSVTEDEIRQAEEKFAESLHLAQMGMHNILDNDVEQIAQLAFFAEGLLEYHKQCTDILKVLTETLHDKRNEAASKPRKEFIPKTLADLPMSMGGEMMSSTGRTTPSSLTDGLNGMNNAKTPSAVSPSSAPGWDPFGQNASAAQGRPNSRPQPSATAVYDFDPENPGELGFKEGDCITLTSRIDENWFEGSVNGKTGFFPVNYVQVTVPLP; encoded by the exons ATGGCGTTCGCCGGTCTCAAGAAACAGATCAATAAAGCCAACCAA TATGTCACGGAGAAGATGGGTGCCGCAGAAGGCACCAAAATGGACGATGACTTCGTCGAAATGGAGAGG AAAACTGATGTTACTTATGAACTAGTGGAGGAGCTCCAAATGAAGACGAAAGAGTTTTTGCAGCCCAATCCTACTGCCCGGGCTAAGATGGCCGCAGTCAAAG GAATAAGCAAACTAAGTGGTCAAGCCAAAGCTGCCACCTACCCACAGCCGGAGGGAACCCTAGGGGAGACCATGTCGGCATATGGACGCAAACTAGGCGAAGAATCCGTTTTCG GCGCTGCACTCATTGAATCTGGTGAAACAATGAAGCAGTTGGCCGACGTCAAATACGCTCTGGATGATAACGTCAAGCAAAACTTCCTGGAACCACTGCACCATTTGCAAAGCAAAGACTTGAAAGAAGTTTTG CATCATCGCAAGAAGCTGCATGGACGACGCTTGGACTTTGATTGTAAAAAACGCAAGCAGACTAAAGGAG GCGGTAACCTGCAATCCAGCAGTCCTTATGGGAGCCCTGCACGTTCTCCCTCACCCTATCGGGGCACTG gCTCGTCAGTGACCGAGGATGAAATTCGccaagcagaagaaaaatttgccgAGTCTCTTCATCTGGCCCAAATGGGAATGCATAACATTCTAGATAATGAC GTCGAGCAAATTGCGCAGTTGGCTTTCTTTGCCGAAGGACTACTCGAGTATCACAAACAGTGTACGGATATTTTGAAAGTGCTAACGGAAACACTTCACGACAA acGGAACGAAGCGGCAAGCAAGCCTCGCAAGGAATTTATCCCCAAAACGTTGGCTGATTTGCCTATGTCGATGGGCGGAGAAATGATGTCGTCAACTGGCcgtactacaccatcaagtcTTACGGATGGATTGAATG GCATGAATAATGCCAAAACACCTAGCGCAGTGTCTCCCAGCTCTGCCCCTGGTTGGGATCCGTTTGGTCAGAATGCGTCAGCCGCACAAG GGCGTCCGAACTCTAGGCCACAACCTAGCGCTACGGCTGTTTACGATTTTGATCCTGAAAACCCTGGTGAACTGGGTTTCAAG gaAGGAGACTGTATCACTCTCACGAGTCGTATTGATGAGAACTGGTTCGAAGGCAGCGTCAATGGTAAGACGGGATTCTTCCCAGTCAATTACGTGCAGGTGACGGTGCCGCTGCCCTAA
- the LOC124207051 gene encoding endophilin-A-like isoform X10 has translation MAFAGLKKQINKANQYVTEKMGAAEGTKMDDDFVEMERKTDVTYELVEELQMKTKEFLQPNPTARAKMAAVKGISKLSGQAKAATYPQPEGTLGETMSAYGRKLGEESVFGAALIESGETMKQLADVKYALDDNVKQNFLEPLHHLQSKDLKEVLHHRKKLHGRRLDFDCKKRKQTKGGSSSVTEDEIRQAEEKFAESLHLAQMGMHNILDNDVEQIAQLAFFAEGLLEYHKQCTDILKVLTETLHDKRNEAASKPRKEFIPKTLADLPMSMGGEMMSSTGRTTPSSLTDGLNGMNNAKTPSAVSPSSAPGWDPFGQNASAAQGRPNSRPQPSATAVYDFDPENPGELGFKEGDCITLTSRIDENWFEGSVNGKTGFFPVNYVQVTVPLP, from the exons ATGGCGTTCGCCGGTCTCAAGAAACAGATCAATAAAGCCAACCAA TATGTCACGGAGAAGATGGGTGCCGCAGAAGGCACCAAAATGGACGATGACTTCGTCGAAATGGAGAGG AAAACTGATGTTACTTATGAACTAGTGGAGGAGCTCCAAATGAAGACGAAAGAGTTTTTGCAGCCCAATCCTACTGCCCGGGCTAAGATGGCCGCAGTCAAAG GAATAAGCAAACTAAGTGGTCAAGCCAAAGCTGCCACCTACCCACAGCCGGAGGGAACCCTAGGGGAGACCATGTCGGCATATGGACGCAAACTAGGCGAAGAATCCGTTTTCG GCGCTGCACTCATTGAATCTGGTGAAACAATGAAGCAGTTGGCCGACGTCAAATACGCTCTGGATGATAACGTCAAGCAAAACTTCCTGGAACCACTGCACCATTTGCAAAGCAAAGACTTGAAAGAAGTTTTG CATCATCGCAAGAAGCTGCATGGACGACGCTTGGACTTTGATTGTAAAAAACGCAAGCAGACTAAAGGAGGTA gCTCGTCAGTGACCGAGGATGAAATTCGccaagcagaagaaaaatttgccgAGTCTCTTCATCTGGCCCAAATGGGAATGCATAACATTCTAGATAATGAC GTCGAGCAAATTGCGCAGTTGGCTTTCTTTGCCGAAGGACTACTCGAGTATCACAAACAGTGTACGGATATTTTGAAAGTGCTAACGGAAACACTTCACGACAA acGGAACGAAGCGGCAAGCAAGCCTCGCAAGGAATTTATCCCCAAAACGTTGGCTGATTTGCCTATGTCGATGGGCGGAGAAATGATGTCGTCAACTGGCcgtactacaccatcaagtcTTACGGATGGATTGAATG GCATGAATAATGCCAAAACACCTAGCGCAGTGTCTCCCAGCTCTGCCCCTGGTTGGGATCCGTTTGGTCAGAATGCGTCAGCCGCACAAG GGCGTCCGAACTCTAGGCCACAACCTAGCGCTACGGCTGTTTACGATTTTGATCCTGAAAACCCTGGTGAACTGGGTTTCAAG gaAGGAGACTGTATCACTCTCACGAGTCGTATTGATGAGAACTGGTTCGAAGGCAGCGTCAATGGTAAGACGGGATTCTTCCCAGTCAATTACGTGCAGGTGACGGTGCCGCTGCCCTAA
- the LOC124207051 gene encoding endophilin-A-like isoform X6, with translation MAFAGLKKQINKANQYVTEKMGAAEGTKMDDDFVEMERKTDVTYELVEELQMKTKEFLQPNPTARAKMAAVKAGISKLSGQAKAATYPQPEGTLGETMSAYGRKLGEESVFGAALIESGETMKQLADVKYALDDNVKQNFLEPLHHLQSKDLKEVLHHRKKLHGRRLDFDCKKRKQTKGGTGSSVTEDEIRQAEEKFAESLHLAQMGMHNILDNDVEQIAQLAFFAEGLLEYHKQCTDILKVLTETLHDKRNEAASKPRKEFIPKTLADLPMSMGGEMMSSTGRTTPSSLTDGLNGMNNAKTPSAVSPSSAPGWDPFGQNASAAQGRPNSRPQPSATAVYDFDPENPGELGFKEGDCITLTSRIDENWFEGSVNGKTGFFPVNYVQVTVPLP, from the exons ATGGCGTTCGCCGGTCTCAAGAAACAGATCAATAAAGCCAACCAA TATGTCACGGAGAAGATGGGTGCCGCAGAAGGCACCAAAATGGACGATGACTTCGTCGAAATGGAGAGG AAAACTGATGTTACTTATGAACTAGTGGAGGAGCTCCAAATGAAGACGAAAGAGTTTTTGCAGCCCAATCCTACTGCCCGGGCTAAGATGGCCGCAGTCAAAG CAGGAATAAGCAAACTAAGTGGTCAAGCCAAAGCTGCCACCTACCCACAGCCGGAGGGAACCCTAGGGGAGACCATGTCGGCATATGGACGCAAACTAGGCGAAGAATCCGTTTTCG GCGCTGCACTCATTGAATCTGGTGAAACAATGAAGCAGTTGGCCGACGTCAAATACGCTCTGGATGATAACGTCAAGCAAAACTTCCTGGAACCACTGCACCATTTGCAAAGCAAAGACTTGAAAGAAGTTTTG CATCATCGCAAGAAGCTGCATGGACGACGCTTGGACTTTGATTGTAAAAAACGCAAGCAGACTAAAGGAGGTA CGG gCTCGTCAGTGACCGAGGATGAAATTCGccaagcagaagaaaaatttgccgAGTCTCTTCATCTGGCCCAAATGGGAATGCATAACATTCTAGATAATGAC GTCGAGCAAATTGCGCAGTTGGCTTTCTTTGCCGAAGGACTACTCGAGTATCACAAACAGTGTACGGATATTTTGAAAGTGCTAACGGAAACACTTCACGACAA acGGAACGAAGCGGCAAGCAAGCCTCGCAAGGAATTTATCCCCAAAACGTTGGCTGATTTGCCTATGTCGATGGGCGGAGAAATGATGTCGTCAACTGGCcgtactacaccatcaagtcTTACGGATGGATTGAATG GCATGAATAATGCCAAAACACCTAGCGCAGTGTCTCCCAGCTCTGCCCCTGGTTGGGATCCGTTTGGTCAGAATGCGTCAGCCGCACAAG GGCGTCCGAACTCTAGGCCACAACCTAGCGCTACGGCTGTTTACGATTTTGATCCTGAAAACCCTGGTGAACTGGGTTTCAAG gaAGGAGACTGTATCACTCTCACGAGTCGTATTGATGAGAACTGGTTCGAAGGCAGCGTCAATGGTAAGACGGGATTCTTCCCAGTCAATTACGTGCAGGTGACGGTGCCGCTGCCCTAA
- the LOC124207051 gene encoding endophilin-A-like isoform X11 — protein MAFAGLKKQINKANQYVTEKMGAAEGTKMDDDFVEMERKTDVTYELVEELQMKTKEFLQPNPTARAKMAAVKAGISKLSGQAKAATYPQPEGTLGETMSAYGRKLGEESVFGAALIESGETMKQLADVKYALDDNVKQNFLEPLHHLQSKDLKEVLHHRKKLHGRRLDFDCKKRKQTKGGSSVTEDEIRQAEEKFAESLHLAQMGMHNILDNDVEQIAQLAFFAEGLLEYHKQCTDILKVLTETLHDKRNEAASKPRKEFIPKTLADLPMSMGGEMMSSTGRTTPSSLTDGLNGMNNAKTPSAVSPSSAPGWDPFGQNASAAQGRPNSRPQPSATAVYDFDPENPGELGFKEGDCITLTSRIDENWFEGSVNGKTGFFPVNYVQVTVPLP, from the exons ATGGCGTTCGCCGGTCTCAAGAAACAGATCAATAAAGCCAACCAA TATGTCACGGAGAAGATGGGTGCCGCAGAAGGCACCAAAATGGACGATGACTTCGTCGAAATGGAGAGG AAAACTGATGTTACTTATGAACTAGTGGAGGAGCTCCAAATGAAGACGAAAGAGTTTTTGCAGCCCAATCCTACTGCCCGGGCTAAGATGGCCGCAGTCAAAG CAGGAATAAGCAAACTAAGTGGTCAAGCCAAAGCTGCCACCTACCCACAGCCGGAGGGAACCCTAGGGGAGACCATGTCGGCATATGGACGCAAACTAGGCGAAGAATCCGTTTTCG GCGCTGCACTCATTGAATCTGGTGAAACAATGAAGCAGTTGGCCGACGTCAAATACGCTCTGGATGATAACGTCAAGCAAAACTTCCTGGAACCACTGCACCATTTGCAAAGCAAAGACTTGAAAGAAGTTTTG CATCATCGCAAGAAGCTGCATGGACGACGCTTGGACTTTGATTGTAAAAAACGCAAGCAGACTAAAGGAG gCTCGTCAGTGACCGAGGATGAAATTCGccaagcagaagaaaaatttgccgAGTCTCTTCATCTGGCCCAAATGGGAATGCATAACATTCTAGATAATGAC GTCGAGCAAATTGCGCAGTTGGCTTTCTTTGCCGAAGGACTACTCGAGTATCACAAACAGTGTACGGATATTTTGAAAGTGCTAACGGAAACACTTCACGACAA acGGAACGAAGCGGCAAGCAAGCCTCGCAAGGAATTTATCCCCAAAACGTTGGCTGATTTGCCTATGTCGATGGGCGGAGAAATGATGTCGTCAACTGGCcgtactacaccatcaagtcTTACGGATGGATTGAATG GCATGAATAATGCCAAAACACCTAGCGCAGTGTCTCCCAGCTCTGCCCCTGGTTGGGATCCGTTTGGTCAGAATGCGTCAGCCGCACAAG GGCGTCCGAACTCTAGGCCACAACCTAGCGCTACGGCTGTTTACGATTTTGATCCTGAAAACCCTGGTGAACTGGGTTTCAAG gaAGGAGACTGTATCACTCTCACGAGTCGTATTGATGAGAACTGGTTCGAAGGCAGCGTCAATGGTAAGACGGGATTCTTCCCAGTCAATTACGTGCAGGTGACGGTGCCGCTGCCCTAA